The Drosophila innubila isolate TH190305 chromosome 2L unlocalized genomic scaffold, UK_Dinn_1.0 4_B_2L, whole genome shotgun sequence genome segment ATGAGGTTTACGACAACTTCGATGACATGAATCTGCGCGAGGAGCTGCTGCGCGGCATCTATGGCTACGGTTTCGAGAAGCCATCGGCCATCCAGCAACGCGCCATCATTCCGTGCGTCAAGGGCCGCGATGTCATTGCCCAGGCTCAGTCTGGTGAGTAATTCATATATAATgcatatacaaaacaaatcaCAATTCAAAGAAACGAATCAAAAAAATGGTGCTTCAATGAGAAAGTGTGTAAATGTTTTTTGGGAGGGGGCTGTGACGATAAAGGTGACTCAGCTACCCGCttctgttttcattttttttttttgctcgtcctctctcgctctctttctgtgAGAGCGTCCATACGCTTGCGCGCCACTTTTTTCCCTCTTTGCGATCGGCTTGCCGCGTCTCTTTATGCTCTTTGCAAATACAAAGTGGATCAAGAGAggagattaaaaatttaagtacaaTGGTAGTTAGCAGTATATTGCTAGTTTTTGTGATCGCTTCAGATACATTAGTGTATATATGCAAGTTAAAAGATGTTTGCTTCATTATGATATTAAGCAATCAATCGGTTGtagcaaattattattaagtaatgttatatttaaatttaagtatacgATTACCTTGAGAAGGAATGCAATATTTTGTGTTGAGTTTCGAAATTAGATACGAAAGTGCAAATTTCTATATAATGTATGTAAGCACAGTGAAacctgtttattttttggtgaATTCCAAACGGAATTTGCCAACGATTGCAATCACGACGGACTCATACAGTCAGACGAGTAAAtgttttgccaaaacttaaataaaaaataataaagcaatacaaaatttacaataaaataatacaaaaaagaatattaattttttgcatcAGTGCATCTTAacattcctttttttttattttagtttatttgtattatttttgttttgtttttttttattaaacaaaatagaataattttataaaaatgacaGATAATAAGAAGAAACAAGTGcatttttctttgtcaaaataattgctTGACATACTGTAAGTTAATGCACTAAAAAATACTGGCgaattcgttttatttttaattcgctctcaactttaaatttgtaagacattgatttattaagaatgtatttagttttaaaaagtgAGTGTGCTAATTTGATGGTTTTGGCCTTGTGTTCTCATAGGTACTGGCAAGACCGCCACCTTCTCGATTGCCATCCTTCAGCAAATCGACACGTCCATTCGCGAATGCCAAGCCCTGATCCTGGCCCCCACTCGCGAGCTGGCCACCCAAATCCAGCGTGTGGTGATGGCACTTGGGGAGTACATGAAGGTGCACTCGCATGCCTGCATTGGCGGCACCAATGTCCGCGAAGATGCCCGCATTCTGGAATCCGGCTGCCATGTGGTGGTTGGTACTCCTGGTCGTGTGTATGACATGATCAATCGCAAGGTGTTGCGCACGCAGCACATTAAGTTGTTCGTGCTGGACGAGGCCGATGAGATGTTGTCGCGCGGTTTCAAGGATCAAATCCAGGATGTGTTCAAGATGCTGCCCCCAGATGTGCAGGTGATCTTGCTGTCTGCCACGATGCCCCCAGATGTGCTCGAGGTGAGCCGTTGCTTTATGCGTGAGCCAGTTAGTATTCTGGTCAAGAAGGAGGAGTTGACCCTGGAGGGTATTAAGCAGTTCTACGTGAACGTTAAGCAGGAGACCTGGAAGTTGGGCACACTCTGCGATCTGTACGATACGCTGTCCATTACCCAGTCGGTTATCTTCTGTAATACCCGTCGTAAGGTAAGTTGACCTCTATTATTTGCAGTAAAGTAAATTACATCATATGATACCACATTTAATTGTAAGTCAAATAGCTAGATTCTCAGTTGACGAGTTAAATGTGTAGTTTGTGTTGTCTACAATTATCATGTCTAAATTAGGAGTAAATAACACATTTATGCTTATGTTTTTCTGTCTAATAGGTCGATCAACTGACCCAGGAGATGTCCAACCACAACTTCACCGTTTCGGCCATGCACGGCGACATGGAGCAGCGTGATCGTGAGGTTATCATGAAACAATTCCGTTCGGGCTCTTCCCGTGTTCTGATTACCACTGATTTATTGGCACGTGGTATTGATGTGCAGCAGGTCTCGTTGGTCATCAACTATGATCTGCCCTCGAATCGCGAGAACTACATTCATAGGTAAATTAATACATAATTCAATTGTATGTGCTGTTTCTCTTATCTTGTTCcctcaattattttaattgtagaATCGGTCGCGGTGGTCGTTTCGGTCGCAAGGGAGTTGCGATCAACTTCATCACAGATGATGATCGACGAATCCTGAAGGATATTGAACAATTCTACCACACTACTATTGAGGAAATGCCTGCTAATATTGccgatttgatttaaatattttgttgagcaaaaaaaatta includes the following:
- the LOC117780621 gene encoding eukaryotic initiation factor 4A isoform X1, whose product is MDDRSEIAQDGPAGMDPEGVIESTWHEVYDNFDDMNLREELLRGIYGYGFEKPSAIQQRAIIPCVKGRDVIAQAQSGTGKTATFSIAILQQIDTSIRECQALILAPTRELATQIQRVVMALGEYMKVHSHACIGGTNVREDARILESGCHVVVGTPGRVYDMINRKVLRTQHIKLFVLDEADEMLSRGFKDQIQDVFKMLPPDVQVILLSATMPPDVLEVSRCFMREPVSILVKKEELTLEGIKQFYVNVKQETWKLGTLCDLYDTLSITQSVIFCNTRRKVDQLTQEMSNHNFTVSAMHGDMEQRDREVIMKQFRSGSSRVLITTDLLARGIDVQQVSLVINYDLPSNRENYIHRIGRGGRFGRKGVAINFITDDDRRILKDIEQFYHTTIEEMPANIADLI